In Paraglaciecola sp. T6c, the sequence TAATGCAAAATTAACCAAATCGGGGCGACAATCACCATAAATATGATGATTGGCGCAATAATTATCCCAATGATATCTTCCACAACCTTTCTCCTTTAATCGATATTAGTCTTGATTTTTCGAATCAGCTGATTGCTTCTTCACTTTCTTCTTCAATGCCGCTAACGCATCATCTATGTCATCATCGGCGGCTAAATCAGCAAACTCATCCGCTAAGGTCTTTTTACCAAGATCATATGCATCCACTTGAGATTCTAGATCATCTATTTTACGCTCATATTGCTCAAAGCGTCCCATAGCGGCATCGACTTTGCCATCGTTCAAGGTACGCTTAATATCCAAACGAGAACTTACCGTTTTTTGACGCATGATAATGGTTTTCTGACGAGCTTTAGCATCTGCCAGTTTATCCTGTAATTGCGTCACTTCACTTTGTAATTTACTAATTTGCTCATCTACCGCTGATAGCTCAGCGTCAAGCGTTACCGCATATTCATCACACTTTTTCTTTTCTTGTAGGGCCGCACGAGCAAGATCTTCTCGGTCTTTATTGATCGCTAGCTCAGCTTTGCTCTGCCAGTCACGACCCTCGTTTTGCAATTTACTAATTTGCGCTGTAATTTCCTTTTTATTAGCGATTGTTTTCGCCGAGGCTGAACGTACTTCAACCAATGTGTCTTCCATTTCTTGTATAATTAAGCGCACCATTTTTTCAGGATCTTCCGCCTTATCTAAAATGGCGTTGATATTTGAGTTCACTATGTCTGTGAAACGCGAGAATATACCCATAGTCTTTACCTCTATATAATGTCAGCTAATGGTGAACAACTAGCATGTGCTGGAAGCTCGTCTTGGTGATTACTATTCAATTAGCAGGCCAACTTAGTGTAATGACTAAATATCTGATTTTAAACAAATATTAATTTACTCTCAGTCGACTGAGATCTACAATTATAATTACATACACCACAAGTTAGTCGATTAGACCACTTTTTGAGGATATTGATGAACCGCTTTCGCCAACAAGATAATTTGTTAGGACAATCCAATAGTTTCCTCGAAGTGTTAGAGCAAATATCGCAAATTGCGCCGCTGAATAAACCTGTATTGATTATCGGCGAACGAGGCACAGGTAAAGAAGGTGTAGCCGCCCGATTGCACTTTCTGTCTAAACGCTGGGACCAAACCTATTCAAAGCTCAACTGCGCAGCATTAAGTGAAAGTTTACTAGAGAGCGAACTTTTCGGTTACGAAGCAGGCGCATTTACTGGCGCAGCTAAAAGAAGAGAAGGTCGATTTGAGGCGGCAGATAACGGTACCCTTTTTTTAGACGAGTTGGCGAACACGTCAGGGTTAATTCAAGAGAAATTATTACGGGTTATCGAATACGGAGAATTTGAACGAGTAGGTGGTTCAAAGAGTGTAAAAGTAGATATACGCCTGATCGCAGCCAC encodes:
- the pspA gene encoding phage shock protein PspA, which encodes MGIFSRFTDIVNSNINAILDKAEDPEKMVRLIIQEMEDTLVEVRSASAKTIANKKEITAQISKLQNEGRDWQSKAELAINKDREDLARAALQEKKKCDEYAVTLDAELSAVDEQISKLQSEVTQLQDKLADAKARQKTIIMRQKTVSSRLDIKRTLNDGKVDAAMGRFEQYERKIDDLESQVDAYDLGKKTLADEFADLAADDDIDDALAALKKKVKKQSADSKNQD